The region GACTTCTTTGCCACCGAGGGCGAGGACCGCTATGTGCTCGTCACCGAGGATGTTGCCGGACAGGCGTTGCGGCTACACATCGACCGGCCGAACCTCGCGCTGACTCTCGACCAAAAGCTCGCGGTCACCGGCGAATTGCTGGACGCCCTGGCGCACGCGCACCGGCACCAGGTCGTGCACCGCAACATCACCCCGGGCACGCTGCTGCTGGGCGCGAGTGGGCACCTGCATGTCATTGGGTTCGAGTTCGCCCGCGCCGGGGTGGACCGGTCGAAGACCATTGCCCAAGCCATCGTTGATGACTTGGAGCCGCTCTACCAGGCGCCAGAGACGTTTCGGGAACCGGCCAATGCCAGCCCCGCGTCGGACGTATACAGCGCTGGCCTGGTGCTATACGAGCTGTTCACCGGCGAGAAGCCGTTCAGCAGCCCAACCGACGTATACGACCAGGGTGGTGTCTTTCCCGCCAAGCCGTCCGACCTCCGTAGCGAAGTACCGACCGCGATCGACAACTGGCTGCAAAAGCTGTGCAGCTTCGACCCGGATCAGCGACCATCCGCGGCGCAGGCGAACGAGGATCTGCGAGGGCTCCTTGCCGCCCGGAACAGCGACGACTTTGGCGGGGAGCCGTTGGCGACCCCCGCCGAGACCGAGGCTGCGTCGATGGTCGACTACGGGCGGCTGGTACCCGGCACGATGCTGACGTCGAAGTACCTGGTGGAGAAGCGGATCGGCGCCGGGTCATTCGGCGTCGTCTATAAGGTCATCGACACCTTGGGTGACGTGCCCCGGGCGGTCAAGGTGATCCTGAAGGATCGGCACTCGACGCTGGAACGGCTGAAGAAGGAGTACCGGACCCTGCTGCGGGTGCCCGAACACCCCAACGTGGTGCGGGTCTACGACGCGCAGTTCTCGGACTCCGGTTTTCCCCCGCCATTCATCGTCTTCGAGTACATCGACGGGTTGGACATCAGCGAGATGATCAACCAGAAGCTGTTCTCACCCGACGACGCGCTCGATCTGGCCAAGCAGGTGACCGATGGTCTGGTCCACCTACACCGGCATGGCGCCTACCACTGCGACATCAAGCCCCGCAACCTGCTGTGGACCGGCAACGGGGTACGCATTATCGACTTCAACGTCTCCGTCCTACGCAACGTGGACAACGGACATGGCGGCGGGTCAGACCGCTACCTTCCTCCCGACCTCGACCGCACTGCCTACCCGCAACCCGGCGATCTCGCAGACCGCGACCTCTTTGCGCTGGGCGTCACCCTCTATGAGGCGATTACTGGCCGCTACCCTTGGGAAGCTGCAGCTCCTCCGCCCGGTGTCCCAGCAGCCGATCCACGGGAGTTCTCCGGGCTCGCGGAACTCGCACCGGCCTTTGTGGACGTTCTGCTCAGGGCGATCGCACCGAAGCGTTCGGATCGCTTCGCCTCAGCAACCGAACTCCAGTCAGCCTTCGGCAAAGTCAAGCAGGCGGTCCGGTCACGCCCGGAGCCCGACCGGACCGGAACGATCCACGGCCCTGTCGACACAGACGCCTTGCCGCCGAACACCAACCCGTACGTCTCGCGCCTGCTGACACTCTACAGCCAGAGCGCGCACAGCAACGCCGGTACCCGGGGACTGGACACGCTGGCCGAGCGGACGTACGTGGAAACGGCGCTCGACCGGGAACTGGAGCCGGCCGTGCTGGCGGGTGAGTTCCGTTTGGTGATGATCACCGGGAATGCGGGTGATGGCAAGACGGCGTTCCTGCAGCGACTGGAGAACCGGGCCCGCGAGCAGCAGGCCAGCTTCGCGGCGCCGCTGCCCAACGGTCGGCGGTTCACGCTACGCGGGCGCACGTTTGTGACCAACTACGACGGCAGCCAGGACGAGGGCGAGCAAAGCAGCGACGACGTGCTCACTGAGTTCTTCGCGCCGTTCGCCGGTTCCGATCCCGAGGCGTGGTCTGACAGGGAGGCCCACCTGATCGCGATCAACGAGGGACGTCTGGTCGACTTCTTGGCCGCCAACGCGGCGCGATTCCCCTTGCTGGATCAGGTCGTCCGCAACGGCTTGGTGACCGGGGCACCAGAGCACGGGGTGGCAGTTATCAACCTCAACCTGCGCAGCGTCGTTCACGATCCGCTCGGCTACAACGGTGACGAACAAGATGGCGATGAGTCAATCTTCGCGCGCACCCTGCGGCGGCTCACCCACGAAGGGTTCTGGGAGCCGTGCCAGCGGTGCGACCTGCGCGACCGTTGCTACGCCTACCACAACGCTCGTACTTTCCAGGATCCGGTGGCCGGGCCGAAGGTCATCGAGCGCTTGAAGACCGCGTACACCCTGACGCATCTGCGCGGCCAGTTGCATATCACGCTGCGGGACATGCGGTCTGCGCTGGCCTACATGTTGGTGGGCACCCGCGACTGCGGGCAGATCCACGAGCTCTACCAGGCCGGCGACCGGGAGGCAATCCTGCAGGGGTTCTACTTCAACAGCTGGCTGGGTGGCGACCGGACCACCGGTGACCGCCTACTCGACCTGCTTAAAGACGTGGACATGGGCGTGTCGAGCGACCCCCGGCTGGACCGCGGCTTGGACTTCATCTCGCCCTCCGCCGATCGCACGCTGTTCCGGTTCGATCTGCGCGGCGCCTATGACCGTGACGTGCTGCGGAGTCTGTTCGCAGAGCTGCCTCGCGACTACTCGGGGCAGGCGACCGAACGCCGCGGGGAGGTTCACCGGCAGTATGTGGCCATGGCCCGCCGGCGGGCCTACTTCGAGCGCCGCGATCCGGGGTGGCGCCAGATGCTGCCCTACCGCTCCGCCGAGCGGATGATGAATCTGATCGCTGGCCGTTCCGACCTCGTTGCCGCGCTCGCGGACGTATTGCACGCGATCAACCGAGGTGAAGGGCTCAACAACCTGGGCCAGGTGGAGGGCAAGCTCGCGTTGCAGGTACGCCAGGTCGAGCGGGGTACGGTGCGCAGCTATCGGATGTTCCCGGCCGAACGGTTCTCGTTCAGCGTGGTCGACGCGGCAAGTCGGGCGAGGTTCGTCGAACACATGCCCGCAAGCCTCATGCTCAGGCATCACGCAACCACGGGCAGCTCCGCTGAGCTGCTGGTGAACCTCGACGTGTTCGAGATGCTGGAGCGTCTCAACGCTGGCTACCGCCCGAGCGTCGAGGAGGAGCAGGGCTACTACCTGAGCCTGGCGGTCTTCAAGAACCGCCTCGGCTCCGAGCCTTACCAGGAGGTAATGCTGACGACGACCGGACACGACTTCTACCGGGTGGAGCGTCATGACGACGGCCGGC is a window of Micromonospora polyrhachis DNA encoding:
- the mads6 gene encoding methylation-associated defense system protein kinase MAD6, whose protein sequence is MAATVIAVGMPVNEAERRAIAYLRDHLPSSYTLMHNFEIHRNGEVFEVDLAVIAPHAVYLVDIKGTRGLIEVYGPKWYPERRQPFASPLVKLRGHARTLKGLITASQPNRRDLDGVYVDSVVILAAPDAVIQDPGGRDAPSVTTLAKSVSFFQNTARIPAKFSKNIAGVQAMVRRAVQGAAHARTGPLRFNSWEVEERLGGTDAYTEYRAFNSYAGAKSGHVLLRVYVTDPYLPKEERAGQRTRIANAYKALNHMPGHPAIIGVRDFFATEGEDRYVLVTEDVAGQALRLHIDRPNLALTLDQKLAVTGELLDALAHAHRHQVVHRNITPGTLLLGASGHLHVIGFEFARAGVDRSKTIAQAIVDDLEPLYQAPETFREPANASPASDVYSAGLVLYELFTGEKPFSSPTDVYDQGGVFPAKPSDLRSEVPTAIDNWLQKLCSFDPDQRPSAAQANEDLRGLLAARNSDDFGGEPLATPAETEAASMVDYGRLVPGTMLTSKYLVEKRIGAGSFGVVYKVIDTLGDVPRAVKVILKDRHSTLERLKKEYRTLLRVPEHPNVVRVYDAQFSDSGFPPPFIVFEYIDGLDISEMINQKLFSPDDALDLAKQVTDGLVHLHRHGAYHCDIKPRNLLWTGNGVRIIDFNVSVLRNVDNGHGGGSDRYLPPDLDRTAYPQPGDLADRDLFALGVTLYEAITGRYPWEAAAPPPGVPAADPREFSGLAELAPAFVDVLLRAIAPKRSDRFASATELQSAFGKVKQAVRSRPEPDRTGTIHGPVDTDALPPNTNPYVSRLLTLYSQSAHSNAGTRGLDTLAERTYVETALDRELEPAVLAGEFRLVMITGNAGDGKTAFLQRLENRAREQQASFAAPLPNGRRFTLRGRTFVTNYDGSQDEGEQSSDDVLTEFFAPFAGSDPEAWSDREAHLIAINEGRLVDFLAANAARFPLLDQVVRNGLVTGAPEHGVAVINLNLRSVVHDPLGYNGDEQDGDESIFARTLRRLTHEGFWEPCQRCDLRDRCYAYHNARTFQDPVAGPKVIERLKTAYTLTHLRGQLHITLRDMRSALAYMLVGTRDCGQIHELYQAGDREAILQGFYFNSWLGGDRTTGDRLLDLLKDVDMGVSSDPRLDRGLDFISPSADRTLFRFDLRGAYDRDVLRSLFAELPRDYSGQATERRGEVHRQYVAMARRRAYFERRDPGWRQMLPYRSAERMMNLIAGRSDLVAALADVLHAINRGEGLNNLGQVEGKLALQVRQVERGTVRSYRMFPAERFSFSVVDAASRARFVEHMPASLMLRHHATTGSSAELLVNLDVFEMLERLNAGYRPSVEEEQGYYLSLAVFKNRLGSEPYQEVMLTTTGHDFYRVERHDDGRLEMSQVTGTPEDRR